The genomic region AGTAGATGATATGGAAAATCATAAAGATATTTGTGAGTCTAAGAACTATGCTGCTTGGCAGAATTTGTGttatttaaattcatcaatTAATCCTTGGGTTGAAACATGCATCAGTTGTGCACATGAGTGTATTAGTGTGTGTGCATGCACGTGCTCATGTGTGTGTGCATTTTGGAAATTGGTTCTCAAATGTCTGATACTTACCAGTTTGTTCAATTTCCGCAGACCTATGTTTCCCTAAATCTTATTCTATTAGTTAAAGTGCTGCTTTTTTAACCTGTTGCTTCTTTTCCattctcattttcttcattctcttATGCAGACGTCTTCCCTTGCCTGAAAATGCTCTTTGTTTGATTGCTGCTGCAGCATTCTGTGCAGAGTATCTTCTATTCTACTTTCACTCAACAACACACAAAGGCCTTGAAGGCTATTACCATGTCCTCCTTGCTTTCCTCATTGGGCTTTGCATTATATCTTCAGTTTCTGGTGCCCTTTTGCCAACCAGCTTCCCAGTAGATTTATGTAATGGTATTGCTATAGCGCTGCAAGGAATCTGGTTCTATCAAACCGCTTTTGTTCTTTACGGCCCCATGCTACCATCTGGTTGTAAGCTCAGGGATAGTAATATCACATGTCACCCAAAAGAGAGTGAGGTTCGGGGTGAATTGTTTGCTAACGCTCAACTCTTTGTTGCAGTCCTTGCTGTTCTTGTAGGAACTGTAGCATCCTATGGCTTTGCAGCTTCAAGATATGGGAACTGTGAAGAGCTTGCTAGCAATGCTAGTTGAATTGAACTAGGAACTGTGCATGCATCAATTCTGGTGGTGGGGAGTTAGCATAGATGCACGAAGACTTAAGTCTGATTCTCATTGTTGTGATTGTATGCACATGGAATGAAGTACCAATATGGTTTGGCATGGTTGACAGATAACTTTATTTCTTAAACATGTAATTAGGGGTTTGATCTCTAGGTTCAtatgtatgaaaaaatatttgttgcaaGATATCAGTCTCTTAAATGGATTTAAACATCTCCAAGAATtagtcttttgcttcttgacTAGGGA from Glycine soja cultivar W05 chromosome 16, ASM419377v2, whole genome shotgun sequence harbors:
- the LOC114389141 gene encoding transmembrane protein 45B-like, which encodes MGSFIGHILPGTLFLLVGTWHIWGSVMRYVSNPKTFRVQVWNPVPGFNGRLKHLELYVISIGAFIDLCVELLLATRLRFFVGGALNTTYFNNFEHSGMLLMFLIFGVVALLSEKTRRLPLPENALCLIAAAAFCAEYLLFYFHSTTHKGLEGYYHVLLAFLIGLCIISSVSGALLPTSFPVDLCNGIAIALQGIWFYQTAFVLYGPMLPSGCKLRDSNITCHPKESEVRGELFANAQLFVAVLAVLVGTVASYGFAASRYGNCEELASNAS